A segment of the Methanothermococcus thermolithotrophicus DSM 2095 genome:
TGTAGAAAGATTTGGATTTAAAAAGGAAGATATTGAAGAAGTATTAAGAAATATGGCCCCTATTGAAAACGTTAAGTCGATTTTAAAGGAAAAAGTGGATATTAAAAAATTAGAAAGTTACAACGAGATTAAGAAGGAAAAGACTAAGAAATTCTTGAATTTACTTGGAAAAATTTAAATAATTTATTTGTGATAGCATGTTAAATCCTATTTTATTAATATTAACTATAGTATTTGATAGGATATTGGGGGAGCTCCCTGAAAAAATACACCCTGTTGTAATGATGGGAAATTTAATTTATTTTTTTGAGAATAAAATATTTAAATCAACTAATTCTGAGTTTAAAACTAAAGATTTTGTTTTAGGTATATTCACTGTTTTTAGCGTTTTAGCTATTGTTTTTATTGCATCTTACTGTGCTGAACTGCTTATAAACAAAATACCTGATAATTACTATTTTATAAAATATGTTATCTATTCATTTATTCTATCTACAACGATAGGATACAAATCATTGATGGATTTTTCAAAAAAGCCAATAGATTATTTAAATAATGGAGATTTAGAAAATGCGAGAAAATCTGTTCAATGCATTGTAAGTAGAAATGTTTCAGAGCTCGACGAAGAGCATATTTTATCTGCATCAATTGAAAGTGCATCTGAAAATATAACCGATAGTATCGTAGCTCCTTTGTTTTATGCTATTTTGTTTGGTCTCCCTGGTGCGTTTATATACCGAGCTGTGAATACGATGGACGCCATGATAGGATATAAAAATAAAAAGTATTATTACTATGGAAAATTCGCAGCTCGTTTAGACGATGTATTGAATTTTATCCCATCCCGTATTGCTGGAATTCTTTTAATTATCTCTGCACCGCTTTATGGAGGAAGTGCAAAAAAAGCATTTATTGGATTTTTAAAGGAAGGGCATAAAACACCGTCTCCAAACTCTGGATACACAATGGCCACAATAGCAAATGCTTTGAATATGACTCTGGAAAAAATAGGGTATTATAGATTAGGTACTGGAAAAATAACTGTTGAAAAGGCATACAAATCCTTAAAAGCTATTGATGTTGATGTTTTTGTGTTTATTTTAGTTTATATTATGGTTTACTTCCAAACCTTTTAGAAAAAGGTTTGGATTCCAAAACCAGATACCTACTCAACTTCGTTGAGTAGGTATATAAAACCTAACGTTTTACTACTTAAATTCCTTCGAATTTGATGGTCTGATTTTAACGCTCAAAAGGCATTATTAAAATATGTTAAAACTAAATAATTTCCTCCCACTATGGTCTGATTTTAACATAAGCACATGTCACAAGTGATTGTAGCAATAGCTGCAATTTCCATCCCACAATGGTCTTATTTTAACTGTAAAAAAGAGGTAAAACTACTAGCTGATGAGCTACTATTTCCATCCCACAATGGTCTTATTTTAACGCAGATATAGTATCTGCATCAACTTCAATGATTGATTTCCATCCCACTATGGTCTTATTTTAACACCGTTTTACCACTCTAAAAACATTTTTACGTTATTTCCATCCCACTATGGTCTTATTTTAACCCCTGTCATATAAATGAAATTGATTACATTATAAAAGATTTCCATCCCACTATGGTCTTATTTTAACACTGAAAAAATAGACGAGGTAATAGGTAAAGAAATTTCCATCCCACTATGGTCTTATTTTAACAGTTGAGAATTTTCCTTATTTCCCTATAAAGAAAGTTGTATCTTCCCTTATTTAAAACTTTTTATCTCGAACCTATGATCTGGAGCTCTATATATAAAGAC
Coding sequences within it:
- the cbiB gene encoding adenosylcobinamide-phosphate synthase CbiB, with product MLNPILLILTIVFDRILGELPEKIHPVVMMGNLIYFFENKIFKSTNSEFKTKDFVLGIFTVFSVLAIVFIASYCAELLINKIPDNYYFIKYVIYSFILSTTIGYKSLMDFSKKPIDYLNNGDLENARKSVQCIVSRNVSELDEEHILSASIESASENITDSIVAPLFYAILFGLPGAFIYRAVNTMDAMIGYKNKKYYYYGKFAARLDDVLNFIPSRIAGILLIISAPLYGGSAKKAFIGFLKEGHKTPSPNSGYTMATIANALNMTLEKIGYYRLGTGKITVEKAYKSLKAIDVDVFVFILVYIMVYFQTF